One segment of Carya illinoinensis cultivar Pawnee chromosome 13, C.illinoinensisPawnee_v1, whole genome shotgun sequence DNA contains the following:
- the LOC122292238 gene encoding glucomannan 4-beta-mannosyltransferase 2-like: MADISQKILLPETFQGVRDEVAGQIGMMWELIKAPLIVPLLTLGVYICLAMSLMLFIERLYMGVVIILVKLFWKKPEKRYNYELLQEDLEMGSSNFPVVLIQIPMFNEKEVYKISIGAACGLSWPSDRLVIQVLDDSTDPTIKQMVEVECQRWANKGINIIYQIRETRGGYKAGALKEGLKRSYVKHCEYVAIFDADFRPEPDFLRRAIPFLVHNPQIALVQARWRFVNSDECLLTRMQEMSLDYHFKVEQEVGSATHAFFGFNGTAGVWRIAAINEAGGWKDRTTVEDMDLAVRASLRGWKFLYLGDLQVKSELPSTFNAFRFQQHRWSCGPANLFRKMVMEIVRNKKVTLWKKVYVIYSFFFVRKIIAHMVTFCFYCVVLPLTILVPEVHVPIWGAVYIPSIITILNSVGTPRSVHLLFYWILFENVMSLHRTKATLIGLLEAGRANEWVVTEKLGDSATKKDSTKNKTNAKAPSKRLGFFKFGDRMHTLELGFGVFLFFCGCYDFVHGKNNYFVYLFLQTLTFLITGFGYIGTIIPSS; encoded by the exons ATGGCTGACATTTCACAGAAGATTCTGTTGCCGGAAACGTTTCAGGGTGTGAGAGATGAGGTTGCAGGGCAAATTGGGATGATGTGGGAGCTGATCAAAGCGCCATTGATTGTGCCTCTACTGACTCTTGGGGTGTACATTTGCTTGGCCATGTCGCTCATGCTCTTCATTGAGAGGCTTTACATGGGAGTGGTCATAATCCTGGTCAAGCTCTTCTGGAAGAAACCAGAAAAGCGTTACAATTATGAGCTCTTACAAGAAGACTTGGAAATGGGCAGCTCCAATTTCCCTGTTGTGCTCATTCAAATTCCAATGTTCAATGAAAAAGAG GTTTACAAGATCTCCATTGGAGCGGCGTGCGGACTTTCATGGCCGTCGGATCGTCTTGTGATCCAAGTTCTCGACGATTCAACTGACCCTACAATCAAG CAAATGGTGGAGGTGGAATGCCAGAGATGGGCGAACAAAGGCATAAACATAATATATCAAATCAGAGAGACCAGGGGAGGGTACAAGGCCGGCGCTCTCAAAGAAGGGCTGAAGCGAAGCTACGTTAAACACTGCGAATACGTAGCTATTTTCGACGCAGATTTCCGGCCAGAGCCCGACTTTCTCAGGCGAGCCATCCCTTTCTTGGTCCACAACCCACAGATTGCATTGGTTCAAGCTCGCTGGAGATTTG TAAATTCTGATGAGTGCCTATTGACAAGAATGCAAGAGATGTCATTGGATTACCATTTCAAAGTTGAGCAAGAAGTCGGGTCTGCAACACACGCCTTCTTCGGTTTCAATG gGACTGCTGGTGTATGGAGAATCGCTGCTATTAATGAAGCAGGCGGCTGGAAGGACCGAACAACAGTAGAGGACATGGATCTTGCTGTTCGTGCTAGTCTTAGGGGCTGGAAATTTTTGTACCTCGGCGACCTCCAG GTGAAAAGTGAACTTCCTAGTACTTTCAATGCCTTCCGATTCCAGCAGCACCGTTGGTCTTGTGGTCCTGCTAATCTGTTTAGGAAAATGGTGATGGAGATTGTAAGAAATAAG AAAGTAACATTGTGGAAGAAAGTATATGTCATTTACAGTTTCTTCTTTGTTCGGAAGATCATAGCCCATATGGTCACTTTCTGCTTTTACTGCGTTGTACTCCCTCTGACCATCTTGGTTCCTGAAGTTCATGTTCCAATCTGGGGAGCTGTTTATATTCCTTCCATCATCACCATTCTTAATTCAGTAGGAACTCCAAG GTCGGTTCACTTACTGTTCTACTGGATTCTTTTTGAGAATGTGATGTCTTTGCACCGGACCAAGGCAACATTAATTGGTCTGCTGGAAGCTGGTAGAGCCAACGAATGGGTTGTCACAGAAAAACTTGGAGATTCTGCCACCAAGAAAGATTCTACCAAGAACAAAACAAACGCCAAAGCACCTTCTAAAAGACTGGGATTTTTCAAATTTGGAGACAG GATGCatacattggagctgggatttggagttttcctcttcttctgtgGATGCTATGACTTTGTCCATGGGAAGAACAACTACTTTGTGTACCTCTTCCTCCAGACCCTTACCTTCCTCATCACTGGATTTGGCTACATCGGCACCATCATCCCCAGCTCTTAG
- the LOC122291096 gene encoding uncharacterized mitochondrial protein AtMg00810-like produces the protein MPSYLQNYHCNLATSTSQSSTRDPVTNPELEPSFYHQAVQHAHWRAAMFAELSALEMNDTWALTTLPPHKTPIGYEEVYMKPPPGYLSKGDKRVCKLQRSLYGLKQVSRQWNSKFISVLFNMGFSQSKANYSLFTKKEGNSFVALLLYIDDILLASSDIDSIEIVKKSLSAEFKLKDLGLAKFFFSMEIARSKKGISLSQRKYALELISDSGLLAAKSALFPTDTHVKLSKDDGELVDDVLAYRMLIGKLLYLTHTRPDITFAVHHLSQFLDSPRMPHLQAAMRILRYLKSALGQGLLFPTSSKVHIKTFSDSDWASCPDTRRSISGYCIFIGNSLVPWKSKKQHTIS, from the exons ATGCCTAGTTATTTGCAAAACTATCATTGCAATTTAGCTACTTCTACTTCTCAATCATCTACCAGGGATCCTGTTACTAATCCAG AATTAGAACCTTCATTTTATCACCAAGCTGTCCAGCATGCTCATTGGAGAGCTGCTATGTTTGCAGAATTATCTGCATTAGAAATGAATGACACTTGGGCCCTCACCACATTACCACCTCATAAAACTCCTATAGGTT atgaagaagtttatatGAAGCCTCCTCCAGGTTATCTTAGCAAGGGGGACAAAAGAGTATGTAAATTACAAAGATCTCTATATGGTTTAAAGCAGGTTTCAAGACAGTGGAATTCCAAGTTTATCTCTGTGCTGTTTAACATGGGATTCTCACAATCGAAAGCTAACTATTCCTTGTTTACCAAGAAAGAAGGAAATTCATTTGTTGCTCTGTTGTTGTATATAGATGATATATTGCTAGCTAGTAGTGATATAGATTCAATTGAGATTGTTAAAAAATCTCTAAGTGCTGAGTTCAAGTTGAAAGATTTGGGGctagcaaaatttttttttagcatggaAATTGCTAGATCAAAAAAGGGCATCTCTTTGTCTCAAAGAAAGTATGCTTTAGAACTGATTTCAGATTCTGGTTTACTTGCCGCAAAATCAGCCTTATTTCCTACGGATACTCATGTGAAGTTATCAAAAGATGATGGTGAATTGGTAGATGATGTTTTAGCTTACAGAATGCTAATTGGCAAATTATTGTATTTGACTCATACCAGACCTGACATTACATTTGCAGTACATCACCTTAGCCAATTTTTAGATAGCCCTCGAATGCCCCATTTACAAGCTGCTATGAGAATCTTAAGATATCTCAAGTCTGCCCTTGGACAAGGCCTATTGTTTCCAACTTCATCAAAGGTTCACATCAAAACTTTTTCAGATTCAGATTGGGCTAGCTGCCCAGATACTCGCAGATCAATTAGTGGctattgtatttttattggaAACTCTCTTGTACCATGGAAATCTAAGAAGCAACACACAATATCTTGA